From Kitasatospora sp. MAP12-44:
ATCGTCGGCACCGCCGACCTGCCCGCCACAGCCCGAGTCGGCGCCACCACTCAGCCCCACCACAATCTGCCCCCCCTGGCGTCCACACCCCAGCGCCCACACCCCGACCAACGTGACAGCACCCGAATCAGACATGTGCCCTGGATAAGATTCTGTGCACTAAGGTGCCCAGGTGAGCAGATCAACCACCGCACATCGGACAAGCCAGGCAGCTGTCGAACGAAAGCGTCCCTTCGACGTTCTCGCCAGGCCCTGGGTCCTCGCGCCGATCGTCGGCATCGCGGCCGGTGTGCTCATGCTGGTGCGGCTGTTCATACCCGGACCGGTCGGCATGGCCGACAACGGGGACGGGCCGAGCCGGATGTGCGGCCTGAACCTGGCCGTCCACGTCCCCAATGACTCCATGCGCTGGTTCAAGTTCCTGAACCCCCGGTACGACTACGGGCCGCACGGCGCCTGCACCGCGACCAACACCTACACCAGCAGTGAGCAACTGCTGATGCACCTGGCCAAGCCGCTGAGCCACCTCTGGGGCTACCCCGGGGCGTTCGACCTGCGGGCGCTCGGACTACTCTTCTGCGTCGTCGTCGCCTTCGTCTTCACGATCTTCGCGGCGGCGCTCCGCGGGCGCGTGATCGTGCGGTTGCTGATCTGCGCGGCACTGTTCGTCGTGGTGGGCGACACCGCCTTTGCCGGCTACTCGATATCTCCGTACAGCGAGCTGGCCGGGCTGGTCGGGATCCTTTTCGTGACCGCCGGGGCGATGCACTTCGGCGGCAGTACCAGGGCCAAACAGGGCGGCCTGCTGCTGTTCACGGCGGGGGCGGTGCTGGCCATCACCTCCAAGACCCAGGCGGTAACCCTGGTCGTCCCGTTCGCCGCACTGCTGCTGGTGGTCCGGGTGCCGCTCTCCGGCCTGCCGCTCTCCCGACTGCGCAGCCGGGTCGCCCCCAGGCTGCTGCCAGCCGTCGCCGTGCTGCTGATCTCCGTCTCGGGGGTCTTCACCATGCAGACCCAGATGAAAGCATTCGAGCCGATCAACCGCACCGAGATGATCTTCGACGGCGTCCTCGCCCACAGCTCCGACCCGTCGCAGACCGCCAAGGATCTGGGCCTCCCGCAGCACTTCGTCCAGTACGAGGGCTACGACTGGTGGGCCGCCCACGCGCCGGAGAAGGACCCGCAGTTCCCCGAGATCGCGGACAAGATGACCTACGGCAACATCGCCACCTACCTGGTCGAGCACCCCGGCGTCGCCGCCAGCATCACCCTCGGCGGCATGGACAACTTCGCCGCCGCCCACCCGAACTACTTGGGCTCCTACCCGGCAAAGACCGGCCACCCGGCCGGCACGCTGGAGTCCCGGCTGGCGCTCTACAGCGACTTCGCCCGCGCGACCGGGCGGGCCCTCGTCCCCGGCCTGCTGGCGCTCGGCGTGTTCGGCTTCTTCTGGTACCGCAGGATCCGGGACAACCAGCGCCGCACCGCCTTCGTCACAGTGATGGTCTGCATGATCGGTGTGGTGGTGGCCCAGTTCACCTCTGCGGTCTACGGCGAGGCGATCGAGGACACCAAGCACCTGGTCTACGGCATCTTCGCGGGCGGCCTCGCTATCGTGCTGACGGCTGCCGCCGCCTTCTGCTGCCCGCCGGGAATCAGCAAGGACGCCAACGACCTGGACACCCCCGCGAGGCCCTGACCCCGTCCACGGTCGACGTGTCGGGATCACAAAATTCGACTCTGTCGCTGATCTTGTGATCGTGCGGGTCAGGTCCGTCAGGAGTATCCGCCCGCGGAGGAAGTCCAGGCCGGCCCGCCCGAATCCTTGCCTTTTGACTAGTTTCGCCCGCGTGACCTGGCCCTCGACCTGACCGGGGCGGGCGAGGGCCTGCCCATGCGAGATATTGAACGGCGCTGTCGGCACTCCCGCCTTTAACCAGATCGCTGCCTACGGCTAGGCCCAGTGCCGGCAGGCGGCCTGGCCGACTTCGCGGCCATCGCGCCGCTGTCCTGGCCGCCCAGCCCTCACCGAACGCGCCAGCCCCGCCGGTCACGGTCCTTCCAGTTCCAGCACCGCAGAGGCCCACTCCAGGTTGGCGAATCGTTCAAGTCCCCCCTCGGACACAGACCGTGAGCCTACGGGTTCCGGAGAAGTGCTGGTTGAGATCCATCTCAACCAGCACTTTTTGCTTTCCCGGATTGTAGGTAAGGACCAGTCCGAGCTGTTGGTAGAGCGCGGCTCGGTCGGCGAGGACGGCGACCAGGTCGCACTATTGGCTCGGGCGAGGGCTGCGATGTCGTCGCGGGTCAACTGGGCGGAGCGGGCGGTCTCTGAAGAACCCGCAGCGCGGTTCAGTAGCCCTTGACGAAGTTGATCACGTACCACTTGACGGCAGTGGCGTTGTAGACCGCGGTGAGGAAGTCCCGCTTGTTCGGCGTTGTGGTGAGTGTGGTCGAGGAGATGGTGGTCCCCAGGCCGAATGCGGAACTGAGGATGAGGGCGCGGCTTCCGGTGCCGTCCTGGATGAGCTCCCAGGTGATGCGTTGGCCGTCCGTGGGGTTGGTGGGGGTGCCCAGCGTTCTGTTGCCTTTGAGGGTGACGCGGAAGAGGTTTCCCAGTGCGGCGTTGGTGGCGATGGTGGCCGCGTCGGTGAGGGTGACGGGGGCGGGGTTGACCTTCGCGTCGACGTAGTCCTTTCTCGTCAGGTGTTCGGCCGACGTCGGTGCGGCGGTGGTGGAGACGTTGCCTTCGTAGTAGGCGGAGTTCGAGCCGTAGACGAAACCGCTGGCCACCGTGCCGCCGGCGGTGTCGTTGATGATGTTGGTGTAGCCCGCCAGCGACAGGGGCGCCACGTTGCTGCAGTCGCCGAGGGTGGCCGAACAGCCGGCGTCGACCGTGACCGAGTTGACCGCCGAGCCGGCGGGCGTGTTCTCGGCGAAACCGAGGATGCTGACCGCTCGTGCGGCACCGGTGACCCAGATGCTGATGCTCGGGCTGTTGTAGGTGAAGGAGTTGTACAGGCCCACCCCGATCGCGGCGTTGATCTTCCAGCCGTAGCCGTTGTATCCGGTGCCGCGGTTGACCGCGGATTCGGCGCCGCATCCGGTGAAGCTGATGCCCTGACTGCCGATGCCGGTCACCTCGTAGCCGATGCCGCAGTAGTCGGCGGCGCAGCCGACGAAGGAGCAGTAGGCCATGGTGTCGACATGGAAGCCGGCGTTGGTGTTGGTGTCGGCGTAGCAGGACGCGAATGAGCAACTCGTCCCTGCAGCACCTCCGGAGACACCGTGGATGCTCCAGCCGTGGTTGCCGTTGTTGGCCGAGGTCACGCCCTCGAACGTGGACACGATCGGGTTGGAGAGGTCGATTCCGGTGTCGCCGAAGAACTTCACGGTCATCCGCGCGAACGCCAGCGAGACGGTCGCGGGGTTGGCCGATCGGGTGAGCACGATCCCCTTGCCGCTGCCGCTGCCCGGCCCTTGGATGGTGAGATCCTGGACGGTCAACCGGGTGATGTCCGAGCCGGTCAGCCCGTTGGCGGTGGTGCTGCTCTGTGCGATCACCGACGAGCCGTCACTGACCCCCTCAAGAACGAGGTTGGAGCGGGCCACCAGCACTGAGGAGATCTTGTAGGTACCCGCGGGGAAAACGACCGTTCCGCCGGAGGAGGGCACCGCGTTGATCGCGGTTTGAATCGCGGTGGTGTCGTCCGTGACGCCATTGCCGGTCGCGCCATAGTCCAGGACGTTGAACCAGTAACTGGTGGCCATGATGATCTCCGTCCAAGCTCGCACTGTCGGTGGAGGGTGCTGCAGCTGGGGCTGGTACTTCACCAGGGTCCGGTGGCCAGCCCCAACGGTCGCTCAGAGCGATTCAAGCTGAGTCCGTGATGGGAGCCTGGCCGCGTCAGAGCTGTACTCGGTCATGGAATCCGGTACGGGCCGGCCAGGTAACGGGTGAGGGCACGTTCGTCGCCGTGCCACGCCGGAATGCGATTTCACTGCACCTACTTAGCGTAACGGATGAAGCACTCTTCGTAAAGGGACTCGGTATTCCATCGCGCCGATGGTTCGTGGTGGCACTGTCGGCTTCTCGGTCATGACGCCACGACAGGCATCCAGCGCCACGCCGGGCGACCGCGCCCACCGAGACGGCTCCCCTCGCACGTCTCCCCGGCGTGCCAGCGCTACGGGCCGTCATGTGCGGGGCATCCTGGGCCGGTGAGAGCAGATCGACGAGGCGAGCGCTCGCCCGGGCGGGTCCTGGGCGTTTCCGGGGACCGATCGTCTCCCCAGGCCCTCGACTGGTGGCGTGACGCGGTCTGCTACCAGGTCTACCTGCGCAGTTTCGCCGATGGAGACGGTGACGGCGTCGGGGACCTCGCCGGGCTTCACCAACGCCTGTACCACCTGGTCGATCTGGGGGTGGACGCTCTGTGGGTCAACCCGTGGTTCCCCTCGCCGATGGTCGACGGAGGCTACGACGTCGCCGACTACCGGGCCATCGATCCCGTCTTCGGCACCCTGACCGATGCCCGGGAGTTGATCGAGGAGATCCACGCTCTGGGCCTGCGGATCCTGATCGACATCGTGCCGAACCACACCTCCTCCCATCACCCGTGGTTCCGCGAGGCGCTGGCGGGCGGCCCGGACTGCGTCGAGCGTGACCGCTACATCTTCAGGCCGGGCAGCGGCCCGGGGGGTGACACCCCGCCCAACAACTGGCGCAGCGTCTTCGGTGGTTCCGCGTGGACCCGCATCGTCGAACCCGACGGCGGGGCCGGCCCGTGGTATCTCCATCTGTTCGCTCCCGAGCAACCCGACCTCAACTGGGACAGTCGTCTGGTCCGCCGTGAATTCGAGTCGATCCTGCGGTTCTGGTTCGATCTGGGCGTCGACGGGATCCGCATCGACGTTGCGCACGCCATGGTCAAGGCCCCGGGTCTACCCGACCTGGGTCCCCTGGACATGGAACTCGTCGCGTCGGCGGCCCATCCCGATCATCCCCACTGGGATCGCGAAGGGGTCCACGAGATCTTCCGCGGCTGGCGCGCGGTGGCCGACTCCTACCCCGAGCCTCGCGTGTTCGTCGCCGAGGCGTGTGCACGCGCCTCCGAGCGCCTGGCCCGCTACGTCCGGGCCGATGAACTGCACACCGCCTTCAACTTCGACTATCTGACAGCCCCGTGGCGGGCGGCACACCTGCGCCTCGCGATCGACAGCTCCCTGACCGCGATGGGCGCCGTAGGTGCCCCAGCGACCTGGGCGCTCTCCAACCACGATGTCGTGCGGCACCTCACCCGCTTCGGGAGGCCGCAGCCCGACGGCCCGGTCCACACCCTCGCCAACCACTCTCCGCCCGGCCCGGTCGACCTGGCCCTGGGCACGCGGCGTGCACGGGCGGCCGCCCTGCTCATGCTGGCACTTCCGGGCTCCGTCTACCTGTACCAGGGCGAGGAACTGGGTCTGTGGGAGGTCGAGGACCTGCCCGACGAGACCCTGCAGGACCCCACCTGGGAGCGGTCGGGGCGCACCGACCGCGGCCGCGACGGCTCCCGCCTGCCGATGCCCTGGTCCGGCGACGCCCCGCCGTTCGGCTTCAGCCCCGAAGGCGCCGGCGCACTTCCATGGCTGCCACAGCCGCCGCACTGGAAGCATCTCACCGCCCAGTCACAGCGCGGCGACGAGCGGTCGATGCTCGAGCTCTACCGCAGGGCCCTGCACATCCGCCGGATCCACCCGGCCCTGGGCGACGGGGCGTTGGTCTGGGACCGTACGGCCGTGCCCGACCTGCTGTCGTTCACACGCCCCTCCGGCTTCCAATGCATCGTCAACTTCGGCCCACAGGCGGTTCGCCTGGCGGACCACCGGGAGGTGTTGCTGAGCAGTGTTCGCCTGCAGGACGGGCTGCTGCCCGGCGACGCGGCCGTCTGGCTGGCCCGATGACATCCCTGGACCGCGTCCGGGGAGCATGGAACTCGACCACCGAAGAACGAGGTTGGCAGCAGATGTCTGAATCGGTGAATCGTCCACGGTTCGGAGCGCGGCCAGTCGGGGGAGTCATCTGGTCGGCTACTGGTCAATCCCCCTCCGTGCCCGCCCGATTCCAGAGGAAGTCGTGGATGAGGGCCTGGTGGACGTGGGTGATGCTGCTGGCCTTGGTCTCCACTGGCACCGATCTCGGATCTGCCTCGCGTGGGGAGACTTCTTTCACGGTCCGCAGAGTCACCAGTGGGGCCTATATCCCCGACCCCTCCGGGGATCCTGCCGGATGGCACGACCAGTTGGACCGCTACGACGCTGCCGTCAGGCGCCGGCCAAGCGTGGTGCAGTGGTACGTCCAGTGGGAGGGACGGCAACCGTTCCCCGCCTCCGACGCCGCCTACGTCCGCTCGCGCGACCAGACGCCGCTCATCACGTGGGAGTCCTGGGACTGGACCGGCGACGCGAACCAGCCCGCCTACGCACTGTCGAACATCCTCGCCGGGAACTTCGACACCTACATCACACAGTGGGCGACCGCCGCGAGGGCCTTCGGCACCACCGTCTACCTGCGGTGGGGCGCGGAGATGAACGGGAACTGGAACCCATGGGATCCGGGAGTCAACGGGAACACCACCGCGCAGTACGTGGCGACGTGGAAACACATCCGCGCCATCTTCACCACAGTCGGCGCAACCAACGTGAAGTGGCTGTGGACGCCGATCAACCAGTACGCCGACTCGACTCCCCTGTCCGAGCTCTACCCGGGCGACGAGTACGTGGACCTGGTGGGCGTCGACGGCTACAACTGGGGCACCTCCCGCAGCGGAAGCACCTGGCAGAGCTTCACCGAGGTCTTCAACCCCACCATCGCCACCATCCGCACCCTCACCCCGAAGCCGCTCTGGCTCACGGAGGTCGGCTGCACGGAGCTGGGCGGCGACAAGGCCTCCTGGATCACAGCCATGTTCGCCGCCATCGACGGCGACAACCGGATCAGCGCACTGGTGTGGTTCAACGCCGACAAGGAGACCGACTGGCGGGTCTGGTCCTCTCCCGCAGCCTTGAGCGCCTTTCGGGCAGGCATCGCATCCCCGCTCTACACCTCCGCGTGAGGCGGGAGTACAGATCCGCGGCAGCCCCCAGCGGTGAACATGATGCTCCGTTCGGGGCAATAGCCCCTACGACCGCCGCAGCACCGGCGTGACAATCCACTAGGTGCACCTCCCCGGCTTCGGCCTGACCGCCTGGGTGCTGCGGAATGCTGAGGAGTCGCTGGTGGGCATGTTCGGACCGACGCGGAGACAGACACGCAAAGAGGCACGGGGGCCCGCGTTCGTGCGCAGACCCAGGAACCTGACCCGGGAGGGCCGGACCAAGCCCGGCCACATTTCCGACCTGCGGCACGCAGGACCCGGCCGGATCGTCGTGCTGGTGCCCGCGCACAACGAGGAAGCGCTCATCGGCGAGACCCTGGAGTCGCTCGCGGCCCAGACCAGGCCCCCGGACGAGGTCATCGTGGTCGCCGACCGCTGCACCGACCTCACGGCTGAAATCAGCGCCGCCCACGGCGCCGAGGCCGTCGAGACGGTCGGCAACACGCAGGACAAGGCAGGCGCCCTCAACCAGGTCCTGGCCCGGCTGCTGCCGTTGCTGTCCGACGACGACGCCGTCATGGTCATGGACTCCGACACATCTCTGTCACCCCAGTTCATCGCCGAGGCAGGCCGACGCCTGCGCCACCAGGAAACGGACCAAGCGCCCATCGGCGGTGTGGGCGCCATCTTCTTCGGCTACCCCCTGCGCGGTCTGGTCTGCCATCTGCAGAACAACGAGTACGTGCGCTACGCGCGTGAACTCCACCGCCGCCACGGCCGCGCCGACGTCCTGACCGGCACCGCCTCCCTCTACCCGGTGCACGCCCTGCGCCAGGTCCACGAGGCCCGCTCCCACGGCTCCCTCCCCCGAGGGCGGGACGTCTACGACGTGGAGTCGCTGACCGAGGACAACGAACTGACCCTCGCCCTCAAACACCTGGGCTACCGGTGCGTATCACCGTGCGCCTGCATCGTGGGCACCGAACTCATGCCCACCTGGTCCCGGTTGTACTACCAGCGGCTGCGCTGGCAGCGCGGCGCCCTGGACAACCTCAAGGCCTACGGCGTCACCCGGGT
This genomic window contains:
- a CDS encoding alpha-amylase family glycosyl hydrolase; translation: MGVSGDRSSPQALDWWRDAVCYQVYLRSFADGDGDGVGDLAGLHQRLYHLVDLGVDALWVNPWFPSPMVDGGYDVADYRAIDPVFGTLTDARELIEEIHALGLRILIDIVPNHTSSHHPWFREALAGGPDCVERDRYIFRPGSGPGGDTPPNNWRSVFGGSAWTRIVEPDGGAGPWYLHLFAPEQPDLNWDSRLVRREFESILRFWFDLGVDGIRIDVAHAMVKAPGLPDLGPLDMELVASAAHPDHPHWDREGVHEIFRGWRAVADSYPEPRVFVAEACARASERLARYVRADELHTAFNFDYLTAPWRAAHLRLAIDSSLTAMGAVGAPATWALSNHDVVRHLTRFGRPQPDGPVHTLANHSPPGPVDLALGTRRARAAALLMLALPGSVYLYQGEELGLWEVEDLPDETLQDPTWERSGRTDRGRDGSRLPMPWSGDAPPFGFSPEGAGALPWLPQPPHWKHLTAQSQRGDERSMLELYRRALHIRRIHPALGDGALVWDRTAVPDLLSFTRPSGFQCIVNFGPQAVRLADHREVLLSSVRLQDGLLPGDAAVWLAR
- a CDS encoding glycosyl hydrolase family 28-related protein; the protein is MATSYWFNVLDYGATGNGVTDDTTAIQTAINAVPSSGGTVVFPAGTYKISSVLVARSNLVLEGVSDGSSVIAQSSTTANGLTGSDITRLTVQDLTIQGPGSGSGKGIVLTRSANPATVSLAFARMTVKFFGDTGIDLSNPIVSTFEGVTSANNGNHGWSIHGVSGGAAGTSCSFASCYADTNTNAGFHVDTMAYCSFVGCAADYCGIGYEVTGIGSQGISFTGCGAESAVNRGTGYNGYGWKINAAIGVGLYNSFTYNSPSISIWVTGAARAVSILGFAENTPAGSAVNSVTVDAGCSATLGDCSNVAPLSLAGYTNIINDTAGGTVASGFVYGSNSAYYEGNVSTTAAPTSAEHLTRKDYVDAKVNPAPVTLTDAATIATNAALGNLFRVTLKGNRTLGTPTNPTDGQRITWELIQDGTGSRALILSSAFGLGTTISSTTLTTTPNKRDFLTAVYNATAVKWYVINFVKGY
- a CDS encoding glycosyl hydrolase, with translation MVQWYVQWEGRQPFPASDAAYVRSRDQTPLITWESWDWTGDANQPAYALSNILAGNFDTYITQWATAARAFGTTVYLRWGAEMNGNWNPWDPGVNGNTTAQYVATWKHIRAIFTTVGATNVKWLWTPINQYADSTPLSELYPGDEYVDLVGVDGYNWGTSRSGSTWQSFTEVFNPTIATIRTLTPKPLWLTEVGCTELGGDKASWITAMFAAIDGDNRISALVWFNADKETDWRVWSSPAALSAFRAGIASPLYTSA
- a CDS encoding glycosyltransferase family 2 protein, with translation MRRPRNLTREGRTKPGHISDLRHAGPGRIVVLVPAHNEEALIGETLESLAAQTRPPDEVIVVADRCTDLTAEISAAHGAEAVETVGNTQDKAGALNQVLARLLPLLSDDDAVMVMDSDTSLSPQFIAEAGRRLRHQETDQAPIGGVGAIFFGYPLRGLVCHLQNNEYVRYARELHRRHGRADVLTGTASLYPVHALRQVHEARSHGSLPRGRDVYDVESLTEDNELTLALKHLGYRCVSPCACIVGTELMPTWSRLYYQRLRWQRGALDNLKAYGVTRVTLPYVCRQLLTYLSVAFVPFFLTVLLYYTVSKGFPGWPWFWLAITSVAAFERIWAAKRGGWKALLLAAAIVPEVLFDQFLNVIYTKALIDILTGTGATWERTHSRGRRLREAITTAVGFTLLLASVVGLAFACIALGIAWTLIALFVLCGVAAAVVRLSRLHPLGLLLSLPSGEQMHGEIPPWHQ